A stretch of DNA from Cellulomonas xiejunii:
GCGACCTTGTGGGCCGCCGTCGCCGTGCGGGTGCGTCGCAGGGAGTCCGCCTGCGCCTTGCCGCGCCCCTCGGCGACGGACTCCGCGAGGTTCGCGAACAGGGCCGTGACCCACAGGACCGCCGCGATGACGCCGGTGAACGACGCGGGCACGGTGGTGCCGCCCGACTCGGCGGGCCCGCCGAGGAAGGGCTCCGCGACGGCCAGCACGGTGGTGAGCGCCGCACCGACCCAGACCACGAACATCACGGGGTTGCGCCACATGTGCCGCGGGTCGAGCTTGCGGACCGCACCGGGCAGCGCGTCGCGGACCTGCGCCCACGTGAAGGCGCCGGCGGGGGTGGGCGCCGGGGCGGGCGCGGGAGGGGCGTCGGTGCGTTCGAGCGTGGTGGACATCAGATCAGCCCTTCCGCCAGGGGACCCAGCGCGAGAACGGGGAAGTACGTGAGTGCGGTGAGGACGACGACCACGCCGGCGAGCAGCCCGACGAACTGCGGGCGGTGGGTGGGCAGGGTGCCGACGGTCGAGGGGACCGCGCCCTGCGCGGCCAGGGACCCGGCCAGCGCCAGGACCAGGACCATGGGCACGAAGCGGCCGAGCAGGATCGCCACGCCGAGGGCCGTGTTGAGCCACGGCGTGTTCGCGGTGAGGCCGGCGAACGCCGAGCCGTTGTTGTTCGCGGCCGACGTGAACGCGTACAGCACCTCGGACAGGCCGTGCACGCCGGGGTTCCAGATGGACGTCCCCTCGACGCTGTCCCGCAGCGCCGGCACCCCGAAGCTCAGGGCCGTGCCCGCGAGCACGAGGGTCGGCGTCACGAGGATGTACAGGCTCGCGAGCTTGATCTCGCGCGGGCCGATCTTCTTGCCCAGGTACTCCGGAGTGCGGCCCACCAGCAGGCCGGCGACGAAGACCGCCACGACGGCCAGCACGAGCATCCCGTACAGGCCGGACCCGACACCGCCGGGCGCGACCTCGCCGAGCATCATGTTGAGCATCGGCAGCATGCCGCCGAGCGCCGTGTACGAGTCGTGCATCGAGTTCACCGCGCCCGTCGAGGTGCCCATGCTCGTCGTCGCGAACAGCGCCGACCAGACGATCCCGAAGCGCGCCTCCTTGCCCTCGGTCGCGGCGCCCGCGAGCGCCGGGGCGGCACCGCCGGCGGCGGACTCCAGCGCGACGAGCGCGAGGAACGACGCCGAGAACAGCCCCGCCATGACCCCGGTGATCGCGTACCCCTGCCGGTGGTCGCCGACCATGCGGCCGAAGGTGCGCGGCAGGCTGAACGGGATGACGAGCATGAGGACGATCTCGAGCAGGTTGGTCCACTGCGTGGGGTTCTCGAAGGGGTGCGCCGAGTTGGCGTTGTAGAACCCGCCGCCGTTGGTGCCGAGCAGCTTGATCGCCTCCTGCGAGGCGACGGGCCCGCCGGGGACCGGCTGCGTCCCGCCGGCCAGCGTGGTCACGTCGGTGAAGCCGGCGAGGTTCTGCACGACCCCGCCGATCACCAGCAGCACGGCCGCGAGCAGCGCGGCGGGCAGCAGGATGCGCAGGCAGCCGCGCAGCAGGTCGACCCAGAAGTTGCCGATCGTCGCCGAGCGGCGCGCCGCGAACCCGCGCACGAGTGCGACGGCGACGGCCATGCCGACGGCTGCGGACACGAAGTTCTGCACCACCAGACCGGCGGCCTGCACGGTGTGCCCGAGCGTGAGCTCCGGGGAGTACGACTGCCAGTTGGTGTTGCCGACGAAGGACGCGGCGGTGTTGAACGCCAGGTGCTCCGACGGCGCCCCGAGGCCCAGCGACAGCGGCAGCCACTGCTGCGTGCGCTGCAGCGCGTAGACGAGGACCAGGCCGACGAACGAGACGGCCAGCACGCTGCGCAGGTAGACGGGCCACGTCTGCTGCGAGCGCGGGTCGACGCCCAGCACGCGGTAGACGGCACGCTCGACGCGCCAGTCCGTGCCGGTGGTGTAGACGTGCGCCATGTAGTCACCGAGCGGGCGGTACGCGGCCGCGAGGAGCAGCAGGACCGCGCCGAGGGTGAGGACGGCCAGCAGCCCGGTCATCAGAAGCGCTCCGGTCGGAGGAGCGCGACGAGCAGGTAGACGACCGCGGCGACGCCGAGCCCCGCGGCGAGCAGCTCGAGGACGATCACAGCCGCTCGACCGCCTTGCCGAGGCAGGCGGTCAGCCCGAGCACGGCGGCCGCGACGAGCAGGTAGACGATGTCGAGCACGCGGGTCTCCACGGTCCGGAGGACGGCCCCCGTCGTGGCGGGCGCCGGGCACCCGTCAGGGGCGCCGGCGACGATGCAACACCCGCGTCGGGCGCCGGGCGCCCGTCCTCACGGAACCCATACGGCCTGCCGCCGGGCTCTGACGACTCCCTGACGCCGGGACGTGGCTTCTGGCCCCCAGGGCGTCAGACGGGCTCGGGCGCCGCCTTCGCCAGCCGCCGCGCCAGCACCGCCGTCACGACGATCTGCAGCTGGTGGAACGCGATCACCGGCAGCGCGACGCTCGCCGCCACCGCGGGCGCGAACAGCACGGCCGCCATCGGCAGCCCGGTCGCTGCCGACTTCTTCGACCCGCACATGAGCAGCGCGATGCGGTCGCCACGGTCCAGGCCGAGCGCCGCGCCACCGAACCAGGTGGCCGCGAGCATCACGGCCAGCACGACCGCGCACACCACCAGCAGCACCAGCAGCGCCGTCACCGTCAGGTCGTCCCACGCGCCGGCGGTCTGCGCCTCGCTGACGGACGTGAACACCACCAGCAGGATCGTCGCGCGGTCCGTCACCTTCAGCAGGCCCCCGTGCCGGCGCAGCCACGCCCCGATCCACGGCTGCACCAGCTGCCCCACGACGAACGGCAGCAGCAGCTGCAGCAGGATCCCGCTCACCGCACCGCCGTCGAGCCCCGCACCGGTTGCGCCGAGCAGCACCGCCACCAGCAGCGGGGTGAGCAGGACGCCCAGGACGTTGGAGATCGTCGCGCCGGTGATGGCCCCCGCGATGTTGCCGCGGGCGATCGACGTCATCACCACGGACGACTGGACGGTCGACGGCAGCACCGACAGGTAGAGGAGCCCGCGGCGCAGGTCCGGGTCGAGCACCGCGTCCGGCAGCAGCTGCACCGCGAGGCCGAGCAGCGGGAACAGCACGTACGTCGCCGCCAGCATCGACCCCTGCAGGCGGAACCGCTTGAGGCCGTCGAGCACCTCACCGGTCGGCATCCGCGCGCCGTACAGGAAGAACAGCAGGACGATCGCGCCCGTCCGCACGGTGTCCAGACCCGCGCCGACCCCGTCGGGGACGGGCACGAGCAGCGCCAGGACGAGGACACCGAGGATCATCGCTGTGAGCGGGTCGAGCCACCGCAGCCAGGTGGGGGTCCTCATGCGGAGCGACGGGCGCGGAGGCGGGGGCGGAGGCTCACCGGCACATCCTCGCGCACGCGCACACGTCCGCGGCGCCCTGTCGCGCTACCGCCGGTCGATGAGCGGGCACGCACCACCGCACGCCGGGCCGCCCTGATCCTCGTGCTGCTGCTGGCGCGGCTGGGCGTCCGCAGGCTGCTGGCGTCCACCTGACGAGATGCGTCCGTCGCGAGACCGGGCTCGGGTCGCGCACGGGCACCCGTGCGCCACCTGAGCCCGGTCTCGCGGCGCGGGTGTCCCGGGTCGTGGACGCGGAGCACTCCGTCGACGGCCTAACCTGGGGCGCACCCGAGAAAGGACCCGGGCGGCACCGGCCGCCCGACCCCCCATGACGAAGACCCTGCTGGCCGTCGACGGCAACTCCCTGCTCCACCGCTCGTTCCACGCGCTGGCCGGCTCGCAGCTGCGCACCCGCGACGGGCAGGCCACGTGGGCGGTCAAGGGTGCGCTCTCCCAGATCCTCGGGGCGGTCGACCGGGTCGCCGCCGACGCCGTCGTCATCGGGTTCGACGACGCCGCCGGGAACGTCCGCAAGGTCGCGCACCCGCACTACAAGGCGCACCGCACCGAGAAGCCCGCCGACCTGGTCACCCAGCTCTCGCTCGCGGTGGACGTGTTCTGGTCCGCGGGCCTGCACGTCGTCATCCCGGACGGGCTGGAGGCCGACGACGTCCTGGCCTCGGCCGCCTCCGCCGCGACGGCGGCCGGCTGGCACACCGTGGTCTGCACGTCCGACCGGGACGCGTTCGCCCTGGTGGACGAGACGACGTCGGTGCTGCGGATCATCAACGGGGGCGTCGAGGCCTCCCCCGTGCTGACGCCGGAACGGCTGCGCATCCTGCTCGGCATCGACCCCGGGCAGTACCGCCAGTACGCGGCCATGCGCGGGGACGCGTCGGACAACCTGACAGGCATCCGCGGCATCGGTGA
This window harbors:
- the kdpA gene encoding potassium-transporting ATPase subunit KdpA, translated to MTGLLAVLTLGAVLLLLAAAYRPLGDYMAHVYTTGTDWRVERAVYRVLGVDPRSQQTWPVYLRSVLAVSFVGLVLVYALQRTQQWLPLSLGLGAPSEHLAFNTAASFVGNTNWQSYSPELTLGHTVQAAGLVVQNFVSAAVGMAVAVALVRGFAARRSATIGNFWVDLLRGCLRILLPAALLAAVLLVIGGVVQNLAGFTDVTTLAGGTQPVPGGPVASQEAIKLLGTNGGGFYNANSAHPFENPTQWTNLLEIVLMLVIPFSLPRTFGRMVGDHRQGYAITGVMAGLFSASFLALVALESAAGGAAPALAGAATEGKEARFGIVWSALFATTSMGTSTGAVNSMHDSYTALGGMLPMLNMMLGEVAPGGVGSGLYGMLVLAVVAVFVAGLLVGRTPEYLGKKIGPREIKLASLYILVTPTLVLAGTALSFGVPALRDSVEGTSIWNPGVHGLSEVLYAFTSAANNNGSAFAGLTANTPWLNTALGVAILLGRFVPMVLVLALAGSLAAQGAVPSTVGTLPTHRPQFVGLLAGVVVVLTALTYFPVLALGPLAEGLI
- a CDS encoding potassium-transporting ATPase subunit F, encoding MIVLELLAAGLGVAAVVYLLVALLRPERF
- a CDS encoding bile acid:sodium symporter family protein, with the translated sequence MRTPTWLRWLDPLTAMILGVLVLALLVPVPDGVGAGLDTVRTGAIVLLFFLYGARMPTGEVLDGLKRFRLQGSMLAATYVLFPLLGLAVQLLPDAVLDPDLRRGLLYLSVLPSTVQSSVVMTSIARGNIAGAITGATISNVLGVLLTPLLVAVLLGATGAGLDGGAVSGILLQLLLPFVVGQLVQPWIGAWLRRHGGLLKVTDRATILLVVFTSVSEAQTAGAWDDLTVTALLVLLVVCAVVLAVMLAATWFGGAALGLDRGDRIALLMCGSKKSAATGLPMAAVLFAPAVAASVALPVIAFHQLQIVVTAVLARRLAKAAPEPV
- a CDS encoding 5'-3' exonuclease; this translates as MTKTLLAVDGNSLLHRSFHALAGSQLRTRDGQATWAVKGALSQILGAVDRVAADAVVIGFDDAAGNVRKVAHPHYKAHRTEKPADLVTQLSLAVDVFWSAGLHVVIPDGLEADDVLASAASAATAAGWHTVVCTSDRDAFALVDETTSVLRIINGGVEASPVLTPERLRILLGIDPGQYRQYAAMRGDASDNLTGIRGIGEKTGVALLNAFGSVEAAFADVDTNGGARVAEVLGKACVKKLADPDGRAAFWENVELMTMRTDLDLEMDLAAGTGPGVLPLDAQALHEALARVEFHSLQWLAARVLAGATQDAAADAPGAVVARAPEPARAPVAVTAAAVDGEDEAEADLTLF